Proteins encoded by one window of Elaeis guineensis isolate ETL-2024a chromosome 12, EG11, whole genome shotgun sequence:
- the LOC105055793 gene encoding putative transcription factor bHLH056 isoform X2, with translation MGSSAVAEAVRQLFMEEDDIASWIHYQIGEDGGGDMYRELLAAATGETTADLGDAKKRMVEGFTVAESSEMPAVEGQAAVLMGLRRGPVRSHAGDGRKRKAREGDNSGCQNEDDEFESGDKRKDTHRSAPVRRSRAAEVHNLAERRRRDRINEKMKTLQELIPRCNKSDKASTLDEAIEYLKSLQLQVQMMSAGCSMGPVMFPGVQTYPPPMGIGMGIGVGVGAGVGTGAKMGAVMGAGDSGRPLLQYGSFLPCPHMAAPVPAQFSPRLFVPSFLSPTMATADQMGVEAPGQRVPTSSNSVGMQGAKMVQIPRIGDPYGPFVGLHHLQGSSQSCVVDQPGTSKTRTDDAENNILG, from the exons ATGGGATCGTCCGCCGTAGCGGAAGCGGTGAGGCAGCTGTTCATGGAGGAGGACGATATTGCCTCTTGGATCCACTACCAGATCGGGGAGGACGGCGGCGGCGATATGTACAGAGAGCTGCTGGCGGCGGCCACCGGCGAGACCACGGCCGATCTTGGAGACGCGAAGAAGCGCATGGTGGAGGGTTTCACGGTGGCGGAATCGAGCGAGATGCCGGCCGTGGAGGGGCAGGCAGCGGTGTTGATGGGGTTGAGGAGAGGTCCTGTGAGGTCGCACGCAGGGGACGGCAGGAAGCGGAAGGCGAGGGAGGGTGACAACTCCGGGTGCCAGAACGAG GATGATGAGTTTGAATCTGGTGACAAAAGGAAAGACACACACAGATCTGCACCCGTAAGAAGGTCACGTGCTGCAGAGGTCCACAATCTTGCTGAGCGG AGGCGTCGTGATAGGATCAATGAGAAGATGAAGACCTTGCAAGAACTAATTCCCAGATGCAACAAG TCGGACAAAGCTTCAACTCTGGACGAGGCCATTGAATACTTGAAATCACTTCAGTTACAAGTCCAG ATGATGTCCGCGGGATGCAGCATGGGGCCAGTGATGTTTCCGGGTGTCCAGACGTACCCGCCACCCATGGGGATTGGAATGGGGATTGGCGTGGGTGTTGGTGCGGGCGTAGGCACGGGGGCGAAAATGGGTGCGGTGATGGGTGCTGGGGACTCGGGCCGCCCGCTGCTTCAATACGGATCCTTCTTGCCATGTCCTCATATGGCTGCACCTGTTCCAGCTCAGTTTAGCCCAAGGCTCTTTGTGCCGTCTTTTCTTTCACCGACTATGGCAACAGCTGACCAAATGGGAGTTGAAGCACCTGGTCAGCGAGTTCCGACCTCATCAAACTCGGTCGGGATGCAAGGCGCAAAAATGGTTCAAATTCCACGAATTGGTGATCCGTATGGCCCTTTTGTCGGCCTTCATCATCTCCAGGGATCATCTCAG AGTTGCGTGGTGGATCAACCAGGAACCAGCAAGACGAGAACTGATGA
- the LOC105055793 gene encoding uncharacterized protein isoform X1, with protein MFCVPDLDLPLRHTSPALLENELPGLISNKGPVTHGDPVPETSLPDQPTAEAGEMGSSAVAEAVRQLFMEEDDIASWIHYQIGEDGGGDMYRELLAAATGETTADLGDAKKRMVEGFTVAESSEMPAVEGQAAVLMGLRRGPVRSHAGDGRKRKAREGDNSGCQNEDDEFESGDKRKDTHRSAPVRRSRAAEVHNLAERRRRDRINEKMKTLQELIPRCNKSDKASTLDEAIEYLKSLQLQVQMMSAGCSMGPVMFPGVQTYPPPMGIGMGIGVGVGAGVGTGAKMGAVMGAGDSGRPLLQYGSFLPCPHMAAPVPAQFSPRLFVPSFLSPTMATADQMGVEAPGQRVPTSSNSVGMQGAKMVQIPRIGDPYGPFVGLHHLQGSSQSCVVDQPGTSKTRTDDAENNILG; from the exons ATGTTCTGTGTTCCTGACTTGGACCTTCCCCTCCGCCACACAAGCCCCGCTTT GCTTGAGAATGAATTGCCGGGGCTGATCTCGAATAAAGGGCCGGTGACCCACGGTGACCCGGTCCCGGAGACGTCGCTACCGGATCAGCCCACCGCCGAAGCCGGGGAGATGGGATCGTCCGCCGTAGCGGAAGCGGTGAGGCAGCTGTTCATGGAGGAGGACGATATTGCCTCTTGGATCCACTACCAGATCGGGGAGGACGGCGGCGGCGATATGTACAGAGAGCTGCTGGCGGCGGCCACCGGCGAGACCACGGCCGATCTTGGAGACGCGAAGAAGCGCATGGTGGAGGGTTTCACGGTGGCGGAATCGAGCGAGATGCCGGCCGTGGAGGGGCAGGCAGCGGTGTTGATGGGGTTGAGGAGAGGTCCTGTGAGGTCGCACGCAGGGGACGGCAGGAAGCGGAAGGCGAGGGAGGGTGACAACTCCGGGTGCCAGAACGAG GATGATGAGTTTGAATCTGGTGACAAAAGGAAAGACACACACAGATCTGCACCCGTAAGAAGGTCACGTGCTGCAGAGGTCCACAATCTTGCTGAGCGG AGGCGTCGTGATAGGATCAATGAGAAGATGAAGACCTTGCAAGAACTAATTCCCAGATGCAACAAG TCGGACAAAGCTTCAACTCTGGACGAGGCCATTGAATACTTGAAATCACTTCAGTTACAAGTCCAG ATGATGTCCGCGGGATGCAGCATGGGGCCAGTGATGTTTCCGGGTGTCCAGACGTACCCGCCACCCATGGGGATTGGAATGGGGATTGGCGTGGGTGTTGGTGCGGGCGTAGGCACGGGGGCGAAAATGGGTGCGGTGATGGGTGCTGGGGACTCGGGCCGCCCGCTGCTTCAATACGGATCCTTCTTGCCATGTCCTCATATGGCTGCACCTGTTCCAGCTCAGTTTAGCCCAAGGCTCTTTGTGCCGTCTTTTCTTTCACCGACTATGGCAACAGCTGACCAAATGGGAGTTGAAGCACCTGGTCAGCGAGTTCCGACCTCATCAAACTCGGTCGGGATGCAAGGCGCAAAAATGGTTCAAATTCCACGAATTGGTGATCCGTATGGCCCTTTTGTCGGCCTTCATCATCTCCAGGGATCATCTCAG AGTTGCGTGGTGGATCAACCAGGAACCAGCAAGACGAGAACTGATGA